In Nocardioides conyzicola, one genomic interval encodes:
- a CDS encoding sigma-70 family RNA polymerase sigma factor, which translates to MGPSVSTLDERSDAELISAVRAGDVASYGELFARHVDAARRLGRQLVPGPDVDDLVSEAFTKVLGVLQRGGGPDLAFRAYLLTAVRRLHVDRIRSTARLHTTDDLTPFDPGVPFRDTAVEGFESAAAARAFASLPERWQLVLWHTEVEEQKPAEVAPLLGMTPNAVSALAYRAREGLRQAYLSMHAADNEDDTCERTRAELGAYVRGGLSRRDAARVEQHLQECRACTALYLELTEVNSNLRAVLAPLLLGSAAAAYVASTGSVSATGLALLLGRARDAVLAHGPTAAVAGVAAAAVVAASVMTFNQDRDGSPSAEDTPALSGPAGAGTPSVAPGRDRPLHRDRRGAGPAAEDAPAATPRTGASAPAPSSEPSTRPSAGPTGGGHPTTPPTAEPSRPPTEQPSTPPLVDLSADVSVGPDGVAVGLGLGLGGVPVVPHTTVGVPLPPLG; encoded by the coding sequence GTGGGCCCCTCCGTCTCGACCCTCGACGAGCGCAGCGATGCCGAACTCATCTCGGCCGTGCGCGCGGGAGACGTCGCGTCGTACGGCGAGCTCTTCGCCCGCCACGTGGACGCCGCGCGGCGGCTCGGCCGGCAGCTCGTCCCCGGCCCGGACGTCGACGACCTGGTGTCCGAGGCGTTCACCAAGGTGCTCGGGGTCCTCCAGCGCGGCGGTGGTCCCGACCTCGCCTTCCGCGCCTACCTCCTGACCGCCGTACGCCGGCTGCACGTCGACCGGATCCGCTCGACGGCCCGCCTGCACACGACCGACGACCTCACCCCGTTCGACCCCGGCGTCCCCTTCCGCGACACCGCCGTCGAGGGCTTCGAGAGCGCCGCGGCCGCGCGGGCCTTCGCCTCGCTCCCGGAGCGCTGGCAGCTCGTGCTGTGGCACACCGAGGTCGAGGAGCAGAAGCCCGCGGAGGTCGCCCCGCTGCTCGGGATGACCCCCAACGCGGTGTCCGCGCTCGCCTACCGGGCCCGCGAGGGGCTCCGCCAGGCCTACCTGTCGATGCACGCCGCCGACAACGAGGACGACACCTGCGAGCGCACCCGCGCCGAGCTGGGCGCCTACGTGCGCGGCGGTCTCTCCCGGCGTGACGCGGCCCGGGTCGAGCAGCACCTGCAGGAGTGCCGCGCGTGCACCGCTCTCTACCTCGAGCTCACCGAGGTCAACTCCAACCTCCGCGCCGTGCTCGCGCCGCTGCTCCTGGGCAGCGCCGCGGCGGCGTACGTCGCCTCGACCGGCAGCGTCAGCGCCACCGGGCTGGCGCTGCTCCTCGGCCGGGCTCGCGACGCCGTGCTCGCGCACGGCCCGACGGCGGCCGTCGCCGGCGTCGCGGCGGCTGCGGTCGTGGCCGCGTCGGTGATGACCTTCAACCAGGACCGCGACGGCAGTCCGAGCGCCGAGGACACCCCGGCCCTCAGCGGTCCGGCCGGCGCGGGCACGCCGTCCGTCGCACCCGGTCGGGACCGCCCGCTCCACCGCGATCGTCGCGGCGCCGGTCCTGCGGCCGAGGACGCCCCGGCCGCGACGCCGCGGACCGGTGCGTCCGCGCCCGCACCCTCGTCGGAGCCGTCCACCCGCCCCTCGGCGGGACCGACCGGCGGCGGTCACCCGACGACCCCGCCCACGGCCGAGCCGAGCCGGCCGCCGACGGAGCAGCCGTCCACGCCGCCGCTCGTCGACCTGAGCGCCGACGTCTCGGTCGGCCCGGACGGCGTCGCCGTCGGGCTCGGCCTCGGGCTGGGAGGCGTCCCGGTGGTGCCGCACACCACCGTGGGAGTGCCATTGCCCCCGTTGGGGTAA
- a CDS encoding DoxX family protein, producing the protein MTVSRLIARPMLASIFVVGAATALKNSSGTAAKADPVTSRLVPLAKKAGIPLPEDPETLVKINAAVQIGAGLALATGRAPRISAAVLVASLIPTTAAGHRFWEIEDPAQRTQQRLHFFKNLSVVGGLIIAAGDTDGKPGVAWRARHGVRDARREAKRLAHDARREAKLARARIG; encoded by the coding sequence ATGACCGTCAGCAGACTCATCGCCCGCCCGATGCTCGCGTCGATCTTCGTCGTCGGCGCCGCCACCGCCCTCAAGAACTCCTCCGGCACGGCCGCGAAGGCCGACCCGGTCACCTCCCGCCTCGTGCCGCTCGCCAAGAAGGCCGGCATCCCGCTGCCGGAGGACCCCGAGACCCTGGTCAAGATCAACGCCGCCGTCCAGATCGGCGCCGGCCTGGCGCTGGCCACCGGCCGCGCTCCGCGGATCTCGGCAGCCGTGCTCGTCGCGTCCCTGATCCCGACCACCGCCGCCGGACACCGGTTCTGGGAGATCGAGGACCCGGCCCAGCGCACCCAGCAGCGACTGCACTTCTTCAAGAACCTGTCGGTCGTCGGCGGCCTGATCATCGCCGCGGGCGACACCGACGGGAAGCCCGGCGTCGCCTGGCGGGCCCGGCACGGCGTACGCGACGCGCGCCGCGAGGCCAAGCGGCTGGCCCACGACGCCCGTCGCGAGGCCAAGCTGGCTCGGGCGCGGATCGGCTGA
- the aroA gene encoding 3-phosphoshikimate 1-carboxyvinyltransferase, with amino-acid sequence MTNPLEPWPAPRVTQPVDVVVTLPGSKSITNRALILAAVADGPSVVRRALRSRDTSLMAAALTSLGSTVDTSGEDWLVTPGVFDRDAVVDCGLAGTVMRFVPPVAALARGSVSFDGDEHMRQRPIGQVLNALRDLGVSIDGDTLPFYVHGTGSVPGGVVVVDASGSSQFISALLLAGARYDAGVDVRHDGKPVPSLPHIEMTIAMLREHGVEVDDGDANRWRVAPGPIKAIDHVIEPDLSNAAPFLALAAVSGGSVTVRDWPHATTQAGDALRGILTEMGCTVELVDEGLRVTGPGSLHGIDVDLHDVGELTPAIAALCALADSPSHLRGIGHIRGHETDRLAALAAELGALGADVTEHADGLSLRPAPLHGGVFHTYADHRMAHAGVIVGAAVDGVLVENIATTGKTFPDFAGFWSGLVVP; translated from the coding sequence GTGACGAACCCCCTCGAACCGTGGCCCGCGCCGCGGGTGACGCAGCCCGTGGACGTCGTCGTCACGCTGCCCGGCAGCAAGTCGATCACCAACCGCGCGCTGATCTTGGCGGCGGTCGCCGACGGACCCTCCGTCGTACGGCGGGCGCTCCGCTCGCGCGACACCTCCCTGATGGCCGCGGCGCTGACCTCGCTCGGCTCGACGGTCGACACGTCGGGCGAGGACTGGCTCGTGACACCCGGCGTCTTCGACCGGGACGCGGTCGTCGACTGCGGCCTGGCCGGCACCGTGATGCGGTTCGTGCCCCCGGTCGCAGCGCTCGCGCGCGGCTCGGTGTCCTTCGACGGTGACGAGCACATGCGGCAGCGCCCGATCGGCCAGGTGCTCAACGCGCTGCGCGACCTGGGCGTCTCGATCGACGGCGACACCCTCCCCTTCTACGTGCACGGCACCGGCTCCGTGCCCGGCGGCGTGGTGGTCGTCGACGCGAGCGGGTCGTCGCAGTTCATCTCCGCGCTGCTGCTGGCCGGCGCCCGCTACGACGCGGGCGTCGACGTGCGCCACGACGGCAAGCCGGTGCCGTCGCTCCCCCACATCGAGATGACGATCGCGATGCTGCGCGAGCACGGCGTCGAGGTCGACGACGGGGATGCGAACCGCTGGCGGGTGGCTCCTGGTCCGATCAAGGCGATCGACCACGTCATCGAGCCCGACCTCTCCAACGCGGCGCCCTTCCTCGCCCTGGCCGCGGTGTCCGGCGGGTCCGTGACGGTGCGCGACTGGCCGCACGCGACGACCCAGGCCGGTGACGCGCTGCGCGGGATCCTCACCGAGATGGGCTGCACCGTCGAGCTCGTCGACGAGGGCCTGCGGGTCACGGGCCCGGGGAGCCTGCACGGCATCGACGTCGACCTGCACGACGTCGGCGAGCTCACTCCCGCGATCGCCGCCCTCTGCGCGCTCGCCGACTCACCGTCGCACCTGCGCGGCATCGGCCACATCCGCGGGCACGAGACCGATCGGCTCGCCGCCCTCGCCGCCGAGCTCGGCGCCCTCGGCGCCGACGTCACCGAGCACGCCGACGGGCTGAGCCTGCGGCCCGCTCCGCTGCACGGCGGGGTCTTCCACACGTACGCCGACCACCGGATGGCCCACGCGGGCGTCATCGTCGGTGCCGCGGTCGACGGGGTGCTCGTGGAGAACATCGCCACGACCGGCAAGACGTTCCCCGACTTCGCGGGCTTCTGGTCGGGGCTCGTCGTCCCATGA
- the rsgA gene encoding ribosome small subunit-dependent GTPase A — translation MTNRYSDQDIEHYDRPRRRTRPRTKDRPTYDDAVDGVVVTVDRGRYTLLLDGHKVMAMKARPLGRKGVVVGDRVRVVGDTTGDDGSLARIVEVHERVTTLRRTADDDDPVERVIVSNADQLVIVTALADPDPQPRLIDRALVAAYDAGMQPLLCLTKADLADPETLLVTYRSLGVPWVVTERGGDLTAVRAALDGRISVLVGSSGVGKSTLVNALVPTAYRDVGVVNAVTGRGRHTSTSAFMLALPDDAGWIIDTPGIRSFGLAHVQPEKLIEAFPDLDEMTEDCPRGCTHGSDEPECGLDEAVAAGTADPLRVESFRRLLAARSEPLY, via the coding sequence ATGACGAACCGGTACTCCGACCAGGACATCGAGCACTACGACCGTCCCCGCCGGCGTACCCGCCCCCGCACCAAGGACCGCCCCACCTACGACGACGCCGTCGACGGGGTCGTCGTCACCGTCGACCGGGGCCGCTACACGCTGCTCCTCGACGGCCACAAGGTGATGGCGATGAAGGCGCGGCCGCTCGGCCGCAAGGGGGTCGTCGTCGGTGACCGGGTCCGGGTCGTCGGTGACACCACCGGGGACGACGGCTCGCTGGCGCGGATCGTGGAGGTGCACGAGCGCGTCACCACGCTGCGGCGTACGGCCGACGACGACGACCCGGTCGAGCGGGTGATCGTCTCCAACGCCGACCAGCTGGTCATCGTCACCGCTCTCGCCGATCCCGACCCCCAGCCGCGGCTGATCGACCGCGCCCTCGTCGCGGCGTACGACGCCGGGATGCAGCCCCTGCTGTGCCTGACCAAGGCCGACCTGGCCGACCCCGAGACCCTGCTGGTCACCTACCGCTCGCTCGGGGTGCCGTGGGTGGTGACCGAGCGCGGCGGCGACCTGACCGCGGTGCGCGCGGCGCTGGACGGCAGGATCAGCGTGCTCGTCGGCTCGAGCGGGGTCGGCAAGTCCACCCTGGTCAACGCGCTGGTGCCGACCGCCTACCGCGACGTCGGCGTCGTCAACGCGGTCACCGGCCGCGGGCGGCACACGTCGACGTCGGCCTTCATGCTCGCTCTCCCGGACGACGCCGGGTGGATCATCGACACCCCGGGCATCCGGTCGTTCGGGCTCGCGCACGTGCAGCCCGAGAAGCTGATCGAGGCCTTCCCCGACCTCGACGAGATGACCGAGGACTGCCCGCGCGGCTGCACCCACGGCAGCGACGAGCCGGAGTGCGGGCTCGACGAGGCGGTGGCGGCAGGTACGGCGGACCCGCTGCGGGTCGAGTCGTTCCGGCGCCTGCTGGCGGCCCGGAGCGAACCTCTCTACTAG
- a CDS encoding DUF2231 domain-containing protein → MEINGLPLHPLVVHAAVIFGPIAALVALAFLVPRWRLKLRWPMVGLAVVATLSIVAAYLTGDNFLEHKPELRSSPQVQTHEDRAGQLLWVTIAFGVIALAAGWFATRTGALRIVLDLLLAVAAVATLVLVFLTGEAGARAVWG, encoded by the coding sequence ATGGAGATCAACGGACTTCCGTTGCACCCGTTGGTGGTGCACGCAGCGGTCATCTTCGGCCCGATCGCAGCCCTCGTCGCGCTGGCGTTCCTGGTGCCCCGGTGGCGGCTGAAGCTCCGGTGGCCGATGGTCGGCTTGGCCGTGGTCGCGACCCTGTCGATCGTCGCGGCCTACCTCACCGGCGACAACTTCCTCGAGCACAAGCCCGAGCTGCGCTCCAGCCCGCAGGTCCAGACGCACGAGGACCGGGCCGGTCAGCTGCTCTGGGTGACGATCGCGTTCGGCGTGATCGCCCTGGCGGCCGGCTGGTTCGCCACCCGCACGGGTGCGCTCCGGATCGTGCTCGACCTGCTGCTCGCGGTCGCCGCGGTCGCCACGCTGGTGCTGGTCTTCCTCACCGGCGAGGCCGGCGCCCGGGCCGTCTGGGGCTAG
- the hisN gene encoding histidinol-phosphatase, which yields MPTTSTDYTDDLRLAHVLADDADSISESRFKALDLHVMSKPDLTPVTDADQAVEESIRRTLSRARSRDAITGEEQGSTGHSQRRWIIDPIDGTKNFVRGVPVWATLISLAVDDEVVLGVVSAPLLQRRWWASKGNGAWTGRSLLKATRCQVSDVRRLEDASLSYSSLSGWDERDRLDDFESLMRRCWRTRAYGDFWSYMLLAEGAVDLAAEPELQVYDMAALDIIVREAGGRFSSLDGTDGPFGGNALASNGHLHEAALSFLGSLPDDDDDPDSRRQGPGSVSDLRSHRRD from the coding sequence GTGCCGACGACTTCCACGGACTACACCGACGACCTGCGCCTCGCCCACGTCCTGGCCGACGACGCCGACTCGATCTCGGAGAGCCGGTTCAAGGCGCTCGACCTGCACGTGATGAGCAAGCCGGACCTGACGCCCGTCACCGACGCCGACCAGGCGGTCGAGGAGAGCATCCGCCGCACCCTCTCCCGGGCCCGCTCCCGCGACGCGATCACCGGCGAGGAGCAGGGCTCGACCGGGCACAGCCAGCGGCGGTGGATCATCGACCCGATCGACGGCACCAAGAACTTCGTCCGCGGCGTGCCCGTCTGGGCCACCCTGATCTCGCTCGCGGTCGACGACGAGGTCGTGCTCGGCGTCGTCTCCGCACCGCTGCTGCAGCGCCGGTGGTGGGCGTCGAAGGGCAACGGCGCGTGGACCGGCCGCTCGCTGCTCAAGGCGACGCGCTGCCAGGTCTCCGACGTACGCCGGCTCGAGGACGCCTCACTGTCCTACTCCTCGCTGTCCGGCTGGGACGAGCGGGACCGGCTCGACGACTTCGAGTCGCTGATGCGGCGCTGCTGGCGCACCCGGGCGTACGGCGACTTCTGGTCCTACATGCTGCTCGCCGAAGGGGCCGTCGACCTCGCCGCCGAGCCGGAGCTGCAGGTCTACGACATGGCGGCGCTCGACATCATCGTGCGCGAGGCGGGCGGCCGGTTCAGCTCGCTGGACGGCACCGACGGGCCCTTCGGCGGCAACGCGCTCGCGTCCAACGGGCACCTGCACGAGGCGGCGCTGTCGTTCCTCGGCTCGCTGCCCGATGACGACGACGACCCCGACTCGCGTCGCCAGGGGCCGGGCTCGGTCTCCGACCTGCGGTCGCACCGGCGCGACTGA
- a CDS encoding CBS domain-containing protein gives MRIGDVLNAKTSHEVVTITPDAGVRELVAKLAEHNVGALIVSSDGSTLDGIVSERDVVRHLHNDGTVVNNTVAAIMTAAVETCDPDAEVDELMKTMTQRRIRHVPVVHDGQLVGIISIGDVVKHRIDQLEFERDQLDSYVRQT, from the coding sequence ATGCGCATCGGTGACGTGCTCAACGCCAAGACCAGTCACGAGGTCGTGACGATCACTCCCGACGCCGGGGTGCGCGAGCTGGTGGCCAAGCTCGCCGAGCACAACGTCGGCGCCCTGATCGTGAGCTCCGACGGCTCCACGCTCGACGGGATCGTCAGCGAGCGGGACGTCGTCCGCCACCTCCACAACGACGGCACCGTTGTCAACAACACGGTCGCCGCGATCATGACCGCGGCGGTGGAGACCTGCGACCCGGACGCAGAAGTCGACGAGCTGATGAAGACCATGACCCAGCGCCGGATCCGGCACGTGCCGGTGGTCCACGACGGTCAGCTGGTCGGGATCATCAGCATCGGCGACGTGGTCAAGCACCGCATCGACCAGCTGGAGTTCGAGCGCGACCAGCTCGACAGCTACGTGCGCCAGACCTGA
- a CDS encoding PP2C family protein-serine/threonine phosphatase, whose translation MNPLPRSGRLDLGLVSGFSVLAALSFISVSWDIQLTTAMVAAPIVASFMTRADRTGLVALVAVAISALGGTWLGVPYTFDYWFRVSICATLAGLAVLSALLRDRREARLQRMTVIAETAQRAVLRSMPSAIGALGLAARYVSASAEALVGGDLYEVAATPYGVRVIVGDVRGKGLEAVQTAATVLGAFRAAAFSEPDPVALAKRIDETLSRMLGAEEFVTAIVGEFQEDRVTLANCGHHPPIMVDGGGASEMDTGEPTVPLGMGSEPVLSEHAWPAGARMLFFTDGLVEARDRSGEFFPLDDFADELGEGTVEEALDALVAHLLAYAGQEMNDDMALVLAESAPQ comes from the coding sequence GTGAACCCCCTCCCACGCTCGGGCCGTCTGGATCTCGGGCTCGTCAGCGGCTTCAGCGTGCTGGCGGCGCTCTCCTTCATCTCGGTCTCGTGGGACATCCAGCTGACGACCGCGATGGTCGCCGCGCCGATCGTCGCCTCGTTCATGACCCGGGCCGACCGCACCGGGCTCGTCGCCCTGGTCGCCGTGGCCATCTCGGCGCTCGGCGGGACCTGGCTCGGCGTGCCGTACACGTTCGACTACTGGTTCCGGGTCAGCATCTGCGCGACGCTCGCGGGTCTCGCGGTGCTGTCCGCCCTGCTGCGCGACCGCCGCGAGGCGCGGCTGCAGCGGATGACCGTGATCGCCGAGACCGCGCAGCGGGCGGTGCTGCGCTCGATGCCGAGCGCCATCGGCGCGCTGGGGCTCGCCGCACGCTACGTCTCGGCCAGCGCCGAGGCGCTGGTCGGCGGCGACCTCTACGAGGTCGCGGCCACGCCGTACGGCGTGCGCGTGATCGTCGGCGACGTGCGTGGCAAGGGCCTGGAGGCGGTGCAGACCGCGGCCACCGTGCTCGGCGCCTTCCGGGCGGCGGCCTTCTCCGAGCCCGACCCGGTCGCGCTCGCGAAGCGCATCGACGAGACGCTGTCGCGGATGCTCGGCGCCGAGGAGTTCGTGACCGCGATCGTCGGCGAGTTCCAGGAGGACCGCGTGACCCTCGCCAACTGCGGCCACCACCCGCCGATCATGGTCGACGGCGGCGGTGCCTCGGAGATGGACACCGGCGAGCCCACCGTGCCCCTGGGCATGGGCTCCGAGCCGGTACTCAGCGAGCACGCGTGGCCCGCGGGTGCCCGGATGCTCTTCTTCACCGACGGCCTGGTCGAGGCGCGGGACCGCAGCGGCGAGTTCTTCCCGCTCGACGACTTCGCCGACGAGCTCGGCGAGGGCACCGTCGAGGAGGCCCTCGACGCCCTGGTCGCCCACCTGCTGGCCTACGCCGGCCAGGAGATGAACGACGACATGGCGCTCGTCCTCGCGGAGAGCGCGCCCCAGTAG
- a CDS encoding FKBP-type peptidyl-prolyl cis-trans isomerase: MDKPEIDFPDFEPPADLVVTEITEGGGDEAAAGSTVSVHYVGVAHSTGEEFDASYNRGTPLQFRLGAGQVIAGWDQGVQGMKVGGRRQLVIPPHLGYGDRGAGGVIKPGETLIFVVDLLSVG; the protein is encoded by the coding sequence ATGGACAAGCCCGAGATCGACTTCCCCGACTTCGAACCGCCCGCCGACCTCGTGGTCACCGAGATCACCGAGGGCGGGGGCGACGAGGCCGCCGCCGGCTCGACCGTCTCCGTGCACTACGTGGGCGTCGCGCACTCCACCGGTGAGGAGTTCGACGCGTCGTACAACCGCGGCACCCCGCTGCAGTTCCGCCTCGGCGCCGGCCAGGTCATCGCCGGCTGGGACCAGGGCGTGCAGGGCATGAAGGTCGGCGGCCGCCGCCAGCTCGTCATCCCCCCGCACCTCGGGTACGGCGACCGCGGCGCGGGCGGCGTCATCAAGCCCGGCGAGACGCTGATCTTCGTCGTGGACCTGCTGTCGGTCGGCTGA
- a CDS encoding RNA-binding S4 domain-containing protein: MSEPYDVAIRDQSIRLGQFLKLANLVESGAEAKPVIQDGQVTVNGEVETRRGRQLVMGDVVTLGPQSARVADESADDGLPW; this comes from the coding sequence ATGTCCGAGCCGTACGACGTAGCCATCCGCGACCAGTCGATCCGGCTGGGTCAGTTCCTCAAGCTCGCCAACCTGGTGGAGAGCGGGGCCGAGGCCAAGCCGGTGATCCAGGACGGGCAGGTGACCGTCAACGGCGAGGTCGAGACCCGCCGGGGGCGTCAGCTCGTGATGGGTGACGTGGTCACCCTCGGCCCGCAGTCCGCGCGCGTCGCCGACGAGAGCGCGGACGACGGGCTGCCCTGGTAG
- a CDS encoding DUF445 domain-containing protein has translation MASTLTMITPDPEADVRRRQGLRRMRSLAVGLLLLAAVVYVVTLVVEGGQDGFWGFVNAGAEASMVGAIADWFAVTALFKHPLGLPIPHTALIPKRKDELGRSLEEFVGENFLQEAIIRERVSSATISLRVGRWLAVPEHARRAVDEVAEVVGDALGRIREDHVEELVRDVLVPRFHAEPISPLIGSLLEETVRDDLHHGLVDLALDELHGWLVANPEVVAEILGERAPWWAPTRLNDAVITRLHRELVAWVDDIRDEPRHHARVALDSMLAKLADDLLHDPDTQQRTERLKARLLDQPQVVASGVSLWNALRSSLQASLADADGPLRTRLVAETTAFAERVVADPALRARFDGLAADAAVYAVERYGSEVTAIITATVDRWDGKEASRRIELQVGRDLQFIRINGTIVGGLVGVLIHTVSVLIS, from the coding sequence ATGGCTTCCACCTTGACGATGATCACGCCCGATCCCGAGGCCGACGTACGCCGTCGGCAGGGTCTGCGACGGATGCGCTCGCTCGCCGTGGGGCTGCTGCTGCTCGCCGCCGTCGTGTACGTCGTGACCCTGGTGGTCGAGGGGGGCCAGGACGGGTTCTGGGGCTTCGTGAACGCCGGCGCGGAGGCATCGATGGTCGGTGCGATCGCGGACTGGTTCGCGGTCACCGCGCTCTTCAAGCACCCGCTCGGCCTGCCCATCCCGCACACGGCACTCATCCCGAAGCGCAAGGACGAGCTGGGACGGTCGTTGGAGGAGTTCGTAGGGGAGAACTTCCTCCAGGAGGCGATCATCCGCGAGCGCGTGAGCTCGGCGACGATCTCGCTGCGGGTGGGCCGCTGGCTCGCCGTGCCCGAGCACGCACGCAGGGCCGTCGACGAGGTCGCGGAGGTCGTCGGGGACGCGCTGGGCCGGATCCGCGAGGACCACGTCGAGGAGCTGGTGCGCGACGTGCTGGTGCCGCGCTTCCACGCCGAGCCGATCTCGCCGCTGATCGGCAGCCTGCTCGAGGAGACGGTCCGCGACGACCTGCACCACGGGCTCGTGGACCTCGCCCTCGACGAGCTGCACGGGTGGCTGGTGGCCAACCCCGAGGTCGTGGCCGAGATCCTGGGGGAGCGGGCCCCCTGGTGGGCGCCGACCCGCCTCAACGACGCCGTCATCACCCGGCTGCACCGCGAGCTGGTCGCCTGGGTCGACGACATCCGCGACGAGCCGCGCCACCACGCCCGGGTCGCGCTCGACTCGATGCTGGCCAAGCTCGCCGACGACCTCCTGCACGACCCGGACACCCAGCAGCGCACCGAACGGCTCAAGGCCCGACTGCTCGACCAGCCGCAGGTCGTCGCCTCCGGCGTCTCGCTCTGGAACGCCCTGCGGAGCAGCCTCCAGGCGTCTCTCGCCGACGCGGACGGCCCGCTCCGCACCCGGCTGGTCGCCGAGACGACCGCCTTCGCCGAGCGCGTCGTCGCGGACCCCGCCCTCCGCGCGCGCTTCGACGGCCTCGCCGCGGACGCCGCCGTCTACGCGGTGGAGCGCTACGGCAGCGAGGTGACCGCCATCATCACCGCCACCGTCGACCGCTGGGACGGCAAGGAGGCCTCCCGCCGGATCGAGCTCCAGGTCGGCCGCGACCTCCAGTTCATCCGGATCAACGGCACCATCGTGGGTGGCCTGGTCGGCGTGCTCATCCACACGGTGTCGGTGCTGATCAGCTGA
- a CDS encoding adenylyltransferase/cytidyltransferase family protein — MSRTVITFGTFDVFHVGHLKVIERAAALGDRLVVGVSADELNMRKKGREPVFSQSERLAIVAALKAVDEVFVEESLELKREYIQQYGADVLVMGDDWEGRFDEFRDICEVVYLTRTPAISTTALIEKISAGS, encoded by the coding sequence ATGTCTCGCACGGTCATCACCTTCGGCACGTTCGACGTCTTCCACGTCGGACATCTCAAGGTGATCGAGCGCGCCGCAGCGCTCGGCGACCGCCTGGTCGTCGGGGTATCCGCTGACGAGCTGAACATGCGCAAGAAGGGCCGCGAGCCCGTCTTCAGCCAGTCGGAGCGGCTCGCGATCGTGGCCGCGCTGAAGGCGGTCGACGAGGTGTTCGTCGAGGAGAGCCTGGAGCTCAAGCGCGAGTACATCCAGCAGTACGGCGCCGACGTGCTCGTCATGGGCGACGACTGGGAGGGCCGGTTCGACGAGTTCCGCGACATCTGCGAGGTCGTCTACCTGACCCGCACCCCGGCGATCTCCACGACGGCCCTGATCGAGAAGATCTCGGCCGGCAGCTGA
- a CDS encoding APC family permease, whose translation MTTSLTPDPITADDPVTHGGLGVSQGAALTLGAVLGTGVISLPGLAAQEAGPASLVAWLVLVLLSIPLATTFAALGARYPDGGGVATYARRAFGSRAATVTGWCFYFAIPLGAPAAAGFAGAYVADSLGGGRQTQLLTSGVLIGTVAIMNWYGIRISGRVQLVIAAALAALLMVATLVSLPHASTANLTPFAPHGWSAIAPAMALLIWAFAGWEVVTSLSSEYRNPARDITRATAIALVVMGVMYLGVAFATVAVLGDDSSNAPLSDLLVLGFGEPARAVTTVVAVLLSLGAMNAYFAGSARLGAALGRDGSLPGWFARGSTAGEVPRRSLAVVTAGSLLTLLGVALTGVAIERTMLLVTGAFALVYVVGTAAALRLLPRGTWVRRGAMVAFASSLLLLGLMGKNLLPQLVVGVAALIWMARDARRVEPPAPTPA comes from the coding sequence GTGACCACCTCGCTGACCCCCGACCCGATCACCGCCGACGACCCCGTCACCCACGGGGGGCTCGGCGTCTCGCAGGGCGCGGCGCTGACCCTCGGGGCCGTCCTCGGCACCGGCGTGATCTCCCTGCCCGGGCTGGCCGCCCAGGAGGCCGGGCCGGCCTCGCTGGTGGCCTGGCTGGTGCTGGTCCTGCTGTCGATACCGCTGGCGACGACCTTCGCCGCCCTGGGCGCCCGGTACCCCGACGGCGGCGGCGTCGCGACGTACGCCCGCCGCGCCTTCGGCAGCCGCGCCGCCACCGTGACCGGCTGGTGCTTCTACTTCGCGATCCCGCTGGGCGCCCCGGCGGCCGCGGGCTTCGCCGGTGCGTACGTCGCCGACAGCCTCGGGGGCGGCCGGCAGACCCAGCTGCTCACGTCCGGGGTGCTGATCGGCACCGTTGCGATCATGAACTGGTACGGCATCCGGATCTCCGGCCGCGTCCAGCTGGTCATCGCCGCCGCGCTCGCCGCGCTGCTGATGGTGGCCACCCTGGTCTCGCTCCCCCACGCGAGCACCGCCAACCTGACGCCGTTCGCGCCCCACGGCTGGTCCGCGATCGCGCCGGCCATGGCGCTGCTGATCTGGGCGTTCGCCGGGTGGGAGGTCGTGACGTCGCTGTCGTCGGAGTACCGCAACCCCGCGCGCGACATCACCCGTGCCACCGCGATCGCCCTGGTCGTGATGGGCGTGATGTACCTCGGCGTCGCGTTCGCGACCGTGGCGGTGCTCGGTGACGACAGCAGCAACGCGCCGCTCTCCGACCTGCTGGTGCTGGGCTTCGGCGAGCCGGCGCGGGCGGTGACCACCGTGGTCGCGGTGCTGCTCTCGCTCGGCGCGATGAACGCCTACTTCGCCGGCAGCGCCCGGCTCGGCGCCGCGCTGGGCCGCGACGGCTCGCTCCCGGGGTGGTTCGCCCGTGGCTCGACGGCCGGGGAGGTCCCGCGCCGGTCGCTGGCCGTCGTCACCGCCGGTTCGCTGCTCACCCTGCTCGGCGTCGCGCTGACCGGGGTCGCGATCGAGCGGACCATGCTGCTGGTGACGGGGGCTTTCGCGCTGGTCTACGTCGTCGGCACGGCGGCCGCGTTGCGGCTGCTGCCGCGCGGCACGTGGGTGCGCCGCGGCGCGATGGTCGCCTTCGCGTCCTCGTTGCTGCTGCTCGGCCTGATGGGCAAGAACCTGCTCCCGCAGCTCGTCGTCGGGGTGGCCGCCCTCATCTGGATGGCGCGCGACGCGCGACGTGTCGAGCCACCAGCGCCAACCCCGGCGTGA